One stretch of Melospiza georgiana isolate bMelGeo1 chromosome 28, bMelGeo1.pri, whole genome shotgun sequence DNA includes these proteins:
- the MAPT gene encoding microtubule-associated protein tau isoform X12, with amino-acid sequence MMEDHAPGQEKHFSSGYPLQIPVDDGSDEPVSETSDAKSTPTTEAEEAGVGATPNLEDHAAGDATQGRVDKEGTEADEKKPKGPEARGGSKTGSARAGQAQRNSTNATRIPAKTPTAPKTPPSSGEQPKSGDRSGYSSPGSPGTPGSRSRTPSLPTPPAREPKKVAVVRTPPKSPASAKTRVPPAAAPMPDLKNVKSKIGSTDNLKHQPGGGKVQIINKKLDFSSVQSKCGSKDNIKHIPGGGSVQIVYKPVDLSHVTSKCGSLGNIHHKPGGGQVEVKSEKLDFKDKVQSKIGSLDNISHVPGGGNKKIETHKLTFRENAKAKTDHGAEIVYKSPTISGDASPRRLSNVSSTGSINLVDSPQLATLADEVSASLAKQGL; translated from the exons ATGATGGAGGATCACGCACCTGGCCAGGAAAAACACTTCTCATCAG GCTATCCCCTTCAGATACCAGTCGATGATGGATCGGATGAGCCTGTTTCTGAAACTTCTGACGCTAAGAGCACCCCAACTACGGAAG CCGAGGAGGCGGGCGTGGGAGCCACTCCCAACCTGGAGGACCACGCTGCAGGAGATGCCACTCAAG GTCGTGTTGACAAGGAAGGGACCGAAGCTGATGAAAAGAAACCCAAG GGCCCGGAGGCGCGCGGTGGCTCCAAGACGGGCTCGGCGCGCGCGGGGCAGGCGCAGCGGAACTCCACCAACGCCACCCGCATCCCGGCCAAGACCCCCACGGCCCCCAAGACCCCTCCCAGCTCCG GTGAGCAGCCCAAGTCCGGAGACAGAAGCGGTTACAGCAGCCCCGGCTCCCCCGGGACTCCGGGCAGCCGTTCCCGCACCCCCTCTCTGCCCACCCCACCAGCCAGGGAGCCCAAGAAGGTGGCAGTGGTCCGCACGCCCCCCAAGTCGCCGGCGTCCGCCAAGACCCGCgtcccgcccgccgccgcgcccATGCCCGACCTGAAGAACGTCAAGTCCAAAATCGGCTCCACCGACAACCTGAAGCACCAGCCCGGAGGTGGCAAG GTGCAGATAATTAATAAGAAGCTGGACTTTAGCAGCGTTCAATCCAAGTGTGGCTCAAAGGATAATATCAAACACATCCCGGGCGGAGGCAGT GTGCAAATCGTTTACAAGCCGGTGGACCTGAGCCATGTGACATCCAAATGTGGTTCCCTGGGCAACATCCACCACAAACCAG GTGGTGGCCAGGTGGAGGTGAAATCTGAGAAACTGGACTTCAAAGATAAGGTGCAGTCGAAAATCGGGTCCCTAGACAACATCAGCCACGTCCCTGGAGGAGGCAATAAAAAG ATTGAGACTCACAAGCTGACCTTCCGCGAGAACGCCAAAGCCAAGACCGACCACGGCGCCGAAATCGTCTACAAGTCCCCGACCATCTCCGGAGATGCCTCCCCGCGCCGCCTTAGCAACGTCTCCTCCACCGGCAGCATCAACCTGGTGGACTCCCCCCAGCTGGCCACGCTAGCCGACGAGGTGTCCGCCTCGCTGGCCAAGCAGGGCTTGTGA
- the MAPT gene encoding microtubule-associated protein tau isoform X13 codes for MMEDHAPGQEKHFSSGYPLQIPVDDGSDEPVSETSDAKSTPTTEAEEAGVGATPNLEDHAAGDATQGRVDKEGTEADEKKPKGPEARGGSKTGSARAGQAQRNSTNATRIPAKTPTAPKTPPSSGEQPKSGDRSGYSSPGSPGTPGSRSRTPSLPTPPAREPKKVAVVRTPPKSPASAKTRVPPAAAPMPDLKNVKSKIGSTDNLKHQPGGGKVQIVYKPVDLSHVTSKCGSLGNIHHKPGGGQVEVKSEKLDFKDKVQSKIGSLDNISHVPGGGNKKIETHKLTFRENAKAKTDHGAEIVYKSPTISGDASPRRLSNVSSTGSINLVDSPQLATLADEVSASLAKQGL; via the exons ATGATGGAGGATCACGCACCTGGCCAGGAAAAACACTTCTCATCAG GCTATCCCCTTCAGATACCAGTCGATGATGGATCGGATGAGCCTGTTTCTGAAACTTCTGACGCTAAGAGCACCCCAACTACGGAAG CCGAGGAGGCGGGCGTGGGAGCCACTCCCAACCTGGAGGACCACGCTGCAGGAGATGCCACTCAAG GTCGTGTTGACAAGGAAGGGACCGAAGCTGATGAAAAGAAACCCAAG GGCCCGGAGGCGCGCGGTGGCTCCAAGACGGGCTCGGCGCGCGCGGGGCAGGCGCAGCGGAACTCCACCAACGCCACCCGCATCCCGGCCAAGACCCCCACGGCCCCCAAGACCCCTCCCAGCTCCG GTGAGCAGCCCAAGTCCGGAGACAGAAGCGGTTACAGCAGCCCCGGCTCCCCCGGGACTCCGGGCAGCCGTTCCCGCACCCCCTCTCTGCCCACCCCACCAGCCAGGGAGCCCAAGAAGGTGGCAGTGGTCCGCACGCCCCCCAAGTCGCCGGCGTCCGCCAAGACCCGCgtcccgcccgccgccgcgcccATGCCCGACCTGAAGAACGTCAAGTCCAAAATCGGCTCCACCGACAACCTGAAGCACCAGCCCGGAGGTGGCAAG GTGCAAATCGTTTACAAGCCGGTGGACCTGAGCCATGTGACATCCAAATGTGGTTCCCTGGGCAACATCCACCACAAACCAG GTGGTGGCCAGGTGGAGGTGAAATCTGAGAAACTGGACTTCAAAGATAAGGTGCAGTCGAAAATCGGGTCCCTAGACAACATCAGCCACGTCCCTGGAGGAGGCAATAAAAAG ATTGAGACTCACAAGCTGACCTTCCGCGAGAACGCCAAAGCCAAGACCGACCACGGCGCCGAAATCGTCTACAAGTCCCCGACCATCTCCGGAGATGCCTCCCCGCGCCGCCTTAGCAACGTCTCCTCCACCGGCAGCATCAACCTGGTGGACTCCCCCCAGCTGGCCACGCTAGCCGACGAGGTGTCCGCCTCGCTGGCCAAGCAGGGCTTGTGA
- the MAPT gene encoding microtubule-associated protein tau isoform X7, whose translation MMEDHAPGQEKHFSSAEEAGVGATPNLEDHAAGDATQGRVDKEGTEADEKKPKGPEARGGSKTGSARAGQAQRNSTNATRIPAKTPTAPKTPPSSGRKEQKKPPPAAAKTEKGEQPKSGDRSGYSSPGSPGTPGSRSRTPSLPTPPAREPKKVAVVRTPPKSPASAKTRVPPAAAPMPDLKNVKSKIGSTDNLKHQPGGGKVQIINKKLDFSSVQSKCGSKDNIKHIPGGGSVQIINKKLDFSSVQSRCGSKDNIKHIPGGGSVQIVYKPVDLSHVTSKCGSLGNIHHKPGGGQVEVKSEKLDFKDKVQSKIGSLDNISHVPGGGNKKIETHKLTFRENAKAKTDHGAEIVYKSPTISGDASPRRLSNVSSTGSINLVDSPQLATLADEVSASLAKQGL comes from the exons ATGATGGAGGATCACGCACCTGGCCAGGAAAAACACTTCTCATCAG CCGAGGAGGCGGGCGTGGGAGCCACTCCCAACCTGGAGGACCACGCTGCAGGAGATGCCACTCAAG GTCGTGTTGACAAGGAAGGGACCGAAGCTGATGAAAAGAAACCCAAG GGCCCGGAGGCGCGCGGTGGCTCCAAGACGGGCTCGGCGCGCGCGGGGCAGGCGCAGCGGAACTCCACCAACGCCACCCGCATCCCGGCCAAGACCCCCACGGCCCCCAAGACCCCTCCCAGCTCCG GcagaaaggagcagaaaaagccacctcctgcagcagcaaagacTGAGAAAG GTGAGCAGCCCAAGTCCGGAGACAGAAGCGGTTACAGCAGCCCCGGCTCCCCCGGGACTCCGGGCAGCCGTTCCCGCACCCCCTCTCTGCCCACCCCACCAGCCAGGGAGCCCAAGAAGGTGGCAGTGGTCCGCACGCCCCCCAAGTCGCCGGCGTCCGCCAAGACCCGCgtcccgcccgccgccgcgcccATGCCCGACCTGAAGAACGTCAAGTCCAAAATCGGCTCCACCGACAACCTGAAGCACCAGCCCGGAGGTGGCAAG GTGCAGATAATTAATAAGAAGCTGGACTTTAGCAGCGTTCAATCCAAGTGTGGCTCAAAGGATAATATCAAACACATCCCGGGCGGAGGCAGT GTGCAGATAATTAATAAGAAGCTGGACTTTAGCAGCGTTCAATCCAGGTGTGGCTCAAAGGATAATATCAAACACATCCCGGGCGGAGGCAGT GTGCAAATCGTTTACAAGCCGGTGGACCTGAGCCATGTGACATCCAAATGTGGTTCCCTGGGCAACATCCACCACAAACCAG GTGGTGGCCAGGTGGAGGTGAAATCTGAGAAACTGGACTTCAAAGATAAGGTGCAGTCGAAAATCGGGTCCCTAGACAACATCAGCCACGTCCCTGGAGGAGGCAATAAAAAG ATTGAGACTCACAAGCTGACCTTCCGCGAGAACGCCAAAGCCAAGACCGACCACGGCGCCGAAATCGTCTACAAGTCCCCGACCATCTCCGGAGATGCCTCCCCGCGCCGCCTTAGCAACGTCTCCTCCACCGGCAGCATCAACCTGGTGGACTCCCCCCAGCTGGCCACGCTAGCCGACGAGGTGTCCGCCTCGCTGGCCAAGCAGGGCTTGTGA
- the MAPT gene encoding microtubule-associated protein tau isoform X1: MMEDHAPGQEKHFSSGYPLQIPVDDGSDEPVSETSDAKSTPTTEDATAPLVEEGDHEEQGGAEQHGEIPEGTTAEEAGVGATPNLEDHAAGDATQGRVDKEGTEADEKKPKGPEARGGSKTGSARAGQAQRNSTNATRIPAKTPTAPKTPPSSGRKEQKKPPPAAAKTEKGEQPKSGDRSGYSSPGSPGTPGSRSRTPSLPTPPAREPKKVAVVRTPPKSPASAKTRVPPAAAPMPDLKNVKSKIGSTDNLKHQPGGGKVQIINKKLDFSSVQSKCGSKDNIKHIPGGGSVQIINKKLDFSSVQSRCGSKDNIKHIPGGGSVQIVYKPVDLSHVTSKCGSLGNIHHKPGGGQVEVKSEKLDFKDKVQSKIGSLDNISHVPGGGNKKIETHKLTFRENAKAKTDHGAEIVYKSPTISGDASPRRLSNVSSTGSINLVDSPQLATLADEVSASLAKQGL, from the exons ATGATGGAGGATCACGCACCTGGCCAGGAAAAACACTTCTCATCAG GCTATCCCCTTCAGATACCAGTCGATGATGGATCGGATGAGCCTGTTTCTGAAACTTCTGACGCTAAGAGCACCCCAACTACGGAAG ATGCCACAGCACCTTTAGTGGAGGAAGGAGACCACGAGGAGCAGGGTGGTGCGGAACAGCACGGGGAGATCCCAGAAGGAACCACAG CCGAGGAGGCGGGCGTGGGAGCCACTCCCAACCTGGAGGACCACGCTGCAGGAGATGCCACTCAAG GTCGTGTTGACAAGGAAGGGACCGAAGCTGATGAAAAGAAACCCAAG GGCCCGGAGGCGCGCGGTGGCTCCAAGACGGGCTCGGCGCGCGCGGGGCAGGCGCAGCGGAACTCCACCAACGCCACCCGCATCCCGGCCAAGACCCCCACGGCCCCCAAGACCCCTCCCAGCTCCG GcagaaaggagcagaaaaagccacctcctgcagcagcaaagacTGAGAAAG GTGAGCAGCCCAAGTCCGGAGACAGAAGCGGTTACAGCAGCCCCGGCTCCCCCGGGACTCCGGGCAGCCGTTCCCGCACCCCCTCTCTGCCCACCCCACCAGCCAGGGAGCCCAAGAAGGTGGCAGTGGTCCGCACGCCCCCCAAGTCGCCGGCGTCCGCCAAGACCCGCgtcccgcccgccgccgcgcccATGCCCGACCTGAAGAACGTCAAGTCCAAAATCGGCTCCACCGACAACCTGAAGCACCAGCCCGGAGGTGGCAAG GTGCAGATAATTAATAAGAAGCTGGACTTTAGCAGCGTTCAATCCAAGTGTGGCTCAAAGGATAATATCAAACACATCCCGGGCGGAGGCAGT GTGCAGATAATTAATAAGAAGCTGGACTTTAGCAGCGTTCAATCCAGGTGTGGCTCAAAGGATAATATCAAACACATCCCGGGCGGAGGCAGT GTGCAAATCGTTTACAAGCCGGTGGACCTGAGCCATGTGACATCCAAATGTGGTTCCCTGGGCAACATCCACCACAAACCAG GTGGTGGCCAGGTGGAGGTGAAATCTGAGAAACTGGACTTCAAAGATAAGGTGCAGTCGAAAATCGGGTCCCTAGACAACATCAGCCACGTCCCTGGAGGAGGCAATAAAAAG ATTGAGACTCACAAGCTGACCTTCCGCGAGAACGCCAAAGCCAAGACCGACCACGGCGCCGAAATCGTCTACAAGTCCCCGACCATCTCCGGAGATGCCTCCCCGCGCCGCCTTAGCAACGTCTCCTCCACCGGCAGCATCAACCTGGTGGACTCCCCCCAGCTGGCCACGCTAGCCGACGAGGTGTCCGCCTCGCTGGCCAAGCAGGGCTTGTGA
- the MAPT gene encoding microtubule-associated protein tau isoform X8 has translation MMEDHAPGQEKHFSSGYPLQIPVDDGSDEPVSETSDAKSTPTTEDATAPLVEEGDHEEQGGAEQHGEIPEGTTAEEAGVGATPNLEDHAAGDATQGRVDKEGTEADEKKPKGPEARGGSKTGSARAGQAQRNSTNATRIPAKTPTAPKTPPSSGRKEQKKPPPAAAKTEKGEQPKSGDRSGYSSPGSPGTPGSRSRTPSLPTPPAREPKKVAVVRTPPKSPASAKTRVPPAAAPMPDLKNVKSKIGSTDNLKHQPGGGKVQIVYKPVDLSHVTSKCGSLGNIHHKPGGGQVEVKSEKLDFKDKVQSKIGSLDNISHVPGGGNKKIETHKLTFRENAKAKTDHGAEIVYKSPTISGDASPRRLSNVSSTGSINLVDSPQLATLADEVSASLAKQGL, from the exons ATGATGGAGGATCACGCACCTGGCCAGGAAAAACACTTCTCATCAG GCTATCCCCTTCAGATACCAGTCGATGATGGATCGGATGAGCCTGTTTCTGAAACTTCTGACGCTAAGAGCACCCCAACTACGGAAG ATGCCACAGCACCTTTAGTGGAGGAAGGAGACCACGAGGAGCAGGGTGGTGCGGAACAGCACGGGGAGATCCCAGAAGGAACCACAG CCGAGGAGGCGGGCGTGGGAGCCACTCCCAACCTGGAGGACCACGCTGCAGGAGATGCCACTCAAG GTCGTGTTGACAAGGAAGGGACCGAAGCTGATGAAAAGAAACCCAAG GGCCCGGAGGCGCGCGGTGGCTCCAAGACGGGCTCGGCGCGCGCGGGGCAGGCGCAGCGGAACTCCACCAACGCCACCCGCATCCCGGCCAAGACCCCCACGGCCCCCAAGACCCCTCCCAGCTCCG GcagaaaggagcagaaaaagccacctcctgcagcagcaaagacTGAGAAAG GTGAGCAGCCCAAGTCCGGAGACAGAAGCGGTTACAGCAGCCCCGGCTCCCCCGGGACTCCGGGCAGCCGTTCCCGCACCCCCTCTCTGCCCACCCCACCAGCCAGGGAGCCCAAGAAGGTGGCAGTGGTCCGCACGCCCCCCAAGTCGCCGGCGTCCGCCAAGACCCGCgtcccgcccgccgccgcgcccATGCCCGACCTGAAGAACGTCAAGTCCAAAATCGGCTCCACCGACAACCTGAAGCACCAGCCCGGAGGTGGCAAG GTGCAAATCGTTTACAAGCCGGTGGACCTGAGCCATGTGACATCCAAATGTGGTTCCCTGGGCAACATCCACCACAAACCAG GTGGTGGCCAGGTGGAGGTGAAATCTGAGAAACTGGACTTCAAAGATAAGGTGCAGTCGAAAATCGGGTCCCTAGACAACATCAGCCACGTCCCTGGAGGAGGCAATAAAAAG ATTGAGACTCACAAGCTGACCTTCCGCGAGAACGCCAAAGCCAAGACCGACCACGGCGCCGAAATCGTCTACAAGTCCCCGACCATCTCCGGAGATGCCTCCCCGCGCCGCCTTAGCAACGTCTCCTCCACCGGCAGCATCAACCTGGTGGACTCCCCCCAGCTGGCCACGCTAGCCGACGAGGTGTCCGCCTCGCTGGCCAAGCAGGGCTTGTGA
- the MAPT gene encoding microtubule-associated protein tau isoform X4, with amino-acid sequence MMEDHAPGQEKHFSSGYPLQIPVDDGSDEPVSETSDAKSTPTTEDATAPLVEEGDHEEQGGAEQHGEIPEGTTAEEAGVGATPNLEDHAAGDATQGRVDKEGTEADEKKPKGPEARGGSKTGSARAGQAQRNSTNATRIPAKTPTAPKTPPSSGRKEQKKPPPAAAKTEKGEQPKSGDRSGYSSPGSPGTPGSRSRTPSLPTPPAREPKKVAVVRTPPKSPASAKTRVPPAAAPMPDLKNVKSKIGSTDNLKHQPGGGKVQIINKKLDFSSVQSKCGSKDNIKHIPGGGSVQIVYKPVDLSHVTSKCGSLGNIHHKPGGGQVEVKSEKLDFKDKVQSKIGSLDNISHVPGGGNKKIETHKLTFRENAKAKTDHGAEIVYKSPTISGDASPRRLSNVSSTGSINLVDSPQLATLADEVSASLAKQGL; translated from the exons ATGATGGAGGATCACGCACCTGGCCAGGAAAAACACTTCTCATCAG GCTATCCCCTTCAGATACCAGTCGATGATGGATCGGATGAGCCTGTTTCTGAAACTTCTGACGCTAAGAGCACCCCAACTACGGAAG ATGCCACAGCACCTTTAGTGGAGGAAGGAGACCACGAGGAGCAGGGTGGTGCGGAACAGCACGGGGAGATCCCAGAAGGAACCACAG CCGAGGAGGCGGGCGTGGGAGCCACTCCCAACCTGGAGGACCACGCTGCAGGAGATGCCACTCAAG GTCGTGTTGACAAGGAAGGGACCGAAGCTGATGAAAAGAAACCCAAG GGCCCGGAGGCGCGCGGTGGCTCCAAGACGGGCTCGGCGCGCGCGGGGCAGGCGCAGCGGAACTCCACCAACGCCACCCGCATCCCGGCCAAGACCCCCACGGCCCCCAAGACCCCTCCCAGCTCCG GcagaaaggagcagaaaaagccacctcctgcagcagcaaagacTGAGAAAG GTGAGCAGCCCAAGTCCGGAGACAGAAGCGGTTACAGCAGCCCCGGCTCCCCCGGGACTCCGGGCAGCCGTTCCCGCACCCCCTCTCTGCCCACCCCACCAGCCAGGGAGCCCAAGAAGGTGGCAGTGGTCCGCACGCCCCCCAAGTCGCCGGCGTCCGCCAAGACCCGCgtcccgcccgccgccgcgcccATGCCCGACCTGAAGAACGTCAAGTCCAAAATCGGCTCCACCGACAACCTGAAGCACCAGCCCGGAGGTGGCAAG GTGCAGATAATTAATAAGAAGCTGGACTTTAGCAGCGTTCAATCCAAGTGTGGCTCAAAGGATAATATCAAACACATCCCGGGCGGAGGCAGT GTGCAAATCGTTTACAAGCCGGTGGACCTGAGCCATGTGACATCCAAATGTGGTTCCCTGGGCAACATCCACCACAAACCAG GTGGTGGCCAGGTGGAGGTGAAATCTGAGAAACTGGACTTCAAAGATAAGGTGCAGTCGAAAATCGGGTCCCTAGACAACATCAGCCACGTCCCTGGAGGAGGCAATAAAAAG ATTGAGACTCACAAGCTGACCTTCCGCGAGAACGCCAAAGCCAAGACCGACCACGGCGCCGAAATCGTCTACAAGTCCCCGACCATCTCCGGAGATGCCTCCCCGCGCCGCCTTAGCAACGTCTCCTCCACCGGCAGCATCAACCTGGTGGACTCCCCCCAGCTGGCCACGCTAGCCGACGAGGTGTCCGCCTCGCTGGCCAAGCAGGGCTTGTGA
- the MAPT gene encoding microtubule-associated protein tau isoform X5, producing the protein MMEDHAPGQEKHFSSGYPLQIPVDDGSDEPVSETSDAKSTPTTEDATAPLVEEGDHEEQGGAEQHGEIPEGTTAEEAGVGATPNLEDHAAGDATQGRVDKEGTEADEKKPKGPEARGGSKTGSARAGQAQRNSTNATRIPAKTPTAPKTPPSSGRKEQKKPPPAAAKTEKAREPKKVAVVRTPPKSPASAKTRVPPAAAPMPDLKNVKSKIGSTDNLKHQPGGGKVQIINKKLDFSSVQSKCGSKDNIKHIPGGGSVQIINKKLDFSSVQSRCGSKDNIKHIPGGGSVQIVYKPVDLSHVTSKCGSLGNIHHKPGGGQVEVKSEKLDFKDKVQSKIGSLDNISHVPGGGNKKIETHKLTFRENAKAKTDHGAEIVYKSPTISGDASPRRLSNVSSTGSINLVDSPQLATLADEVSASLAKQGL; encoded by the exons ATGATGGAGGATCACGCACCTGGCCAGGAAAAACACTTCTCATCAG GCTATCCCCTTCAGATACCAGTCGATGATGGATCGGATGAGCCTGTTTCTGAAACTTCTGACGCTAAGAGCACCCCAACTACGGAAG ATGCCACAGCACCTTTAGTGGAGGAAGGAGACCACGAGGAGCAGGGTGGTGCGGAACAGCACGGGGAGATCCCAGAAGGAACCACAG CCGAGGAGGCGGGCGTGGGAGCCACTCCCAACCTGGAGGACCACGCTGCAGGAGATGCCACTCAAG GTCGTGTTGACAAGGAAGGGACCGAAGCTGATGAAAAGAAACCCAAG GGCCCGGAGGCGCGCGGTGGCTCCAAGACGGGCTCGGCGCGCGCGGGGCAGGCGCAGCGGAACTCCACCAACGCCACCCGCATCCCGGCCAAGACCCCCACGGCCCCCAAGACCCCTCCCAGCTCCG GcagaaaggagcagaaaaagccacctcctgcagcagcaaagacTGAGAAAG CCAGGGAGCCCAAGAAGGTGGCAGTGGTCCGCACGCCCCCCAAGTCGCCGGCGTCCGCCAAGACCCGCgtcccgcccgccgccgcgcccATGCCCGACCTGAAGAACGTCAAGTCCAAAATCGGCTCCACCGACAACCTGAAGCACCAGCCCGGAGGTGGCAAG GTGCAGATAATTAATAAGAAGCTGGACTTTAGCAGCGTTCAATCCAAGTGTGGCTCAAAGGATAATATCAAACACATCCCGGGCGGAGGCAGT GTGCAGATAATTAATAAGAAGCTGGACTTTAGCAGCGTTCAATCCAGGTGTGGCTCAAAGGATAATATCAAACACATCCCGGGCGGAGGCAGT GTGCAAATCGTTTACAAGCCGGTGGACCTGAGCCATGTGACATCCAAATGTGGTTCCCTGGGCAACATCCACCACAAACCAG GTGGTGGCCAGGTGGAGGTGAAATCTGAGAAACTGGACTTCAAAGATAAGGTGCAGTCGAAAATCGGGTCCCTAGACAACATCAGCCACGTCCCTGGAGGAGGCAATAAAAAG ATTGAGACTCACAAGCTGACCTTCCGCGAGAACGCCAAAGCCAAGACCGACCACGGCGCCGAAATCGTCTACAAGTCCCCGACCATCTCCGGAGATGCCTCCCCGCGCCGCCTTAGCAACGTCTCCTCCACCGGCAGCATCAACCTGGTGGACTCCCCCCAGCTGGCCACGCTAGCCGACGAGGTGTCCGCCTCGCTGGCCAAGCAGGGCTTGTGA
- the MAPT gene encoding microtubule-associated protein tau isoform X9, whose product MMEDHAPGQEKHFSSGYPLQIPVDDGSDEPVSETSDAKSTPTTEDATAPLVEEGDHEEQGGAEQHGEIPEGTTAEEAGVGATPNLEDHAAGDATQGRVDKEGTEADEKKPKGPEARGGSKTGSARAGQAQRNSTNATRIPAKTPTAPKTPPSSGRKEQKKPPPAAAKTEKAREPKKVAVVRTPPKSPASAKTRVPPAAAPMPDLKNVKSKIGSTDNLKHQPGGGKVQIINKKLDFSSVQSKCGSKDNIKHIPGGGSVQIVYKPVDLSHVTSKCGSLGNIHHKPGGGQVEVKSEKLDFKDKVQSKIGSLDNISHVPGGGNKKIETHKLTFRENAKAKTDHGAEIVYKSPTISGDASPRRLSNVSSTGSINLVDSPQLATLADEVSASLAKQGL is encoded by the exons ATGATGGAGGATCACGCACCTGGCCAGGAAAAACACTTCTCATCAG GCTATCCCCTTCAGATACCAGTCGATGATGGATCGGATGAGCCTGTTTCTGAAACTTCTGACGCTAAGAGCACCCCAACTACGGAAG ATGCCACAGCACCTTTAGTGGAGGAAGGAGACCACGAGGAGCAGGGTGGTGCGGAACAGCACGGGGAGATCCCAGAAGGAACCACAG CCGAGGAGGCGGGCGTGGGAGCCACTCCCAACCTGGAGGACCACGCTGCAGGAGATGCCACTCAAG GTCGTGTTGACAAGGAAGGGACCGAAGCTGATGAAAAGAAACCCAAG GGCCCGGAGGCGCGCGGTGGCTCCAAGACGGGCTCGGCGCGCGCGGGGCAGGCGCAGCGGAACTCCACCAACGCCACCCGCATCCCGGCCAAGACCCCCACGGCCCCCAAGACCCCTCCCAGCTCCG GcagaaaggagcagaaaaagccacctcctgcagcagcaaagacTGAGAAAG CCAGGGAGCCCAAGAAGGTGGCAGTGGTCCGCACGCCCCCCAAGTCGCCGGCGTCCGCCAAGACCCGCgtcccgcccgccgccgcgcccATGCCCGACCTGAAGAACGTCAAGTCCAAAATCGGCTCCACCGACAACCTGAAGCACCAGCCCGGAGGTGGCAAG GTGCAGATAATTAATAAGAAGCTGGACTTTAGCAGCGTTCAATCCAAGTGTGGCTCAAAGGATAATATCAAACACATCCCGGGCGGAGGCAGT GTGCAAATCGTTTACAAGCCGGTGGACCTGAGCCATGTGACATCCAAATGTGGTTCCCTGGGCAACATCCACCACAAACCAG GTGGTGGCCAGGTGGAGGTGAAATCTGAGAAACTGGACTTCAAAGATAAGGTGCAGTCGAAAATCGGGTCCCTAGACAACATCAGCCACGTCCCTGGAGGAGGCAATAAAAAG ATTGAGACTCACAAGCTGACCTTCCGCGAGAACGCCAAAGCCAAGACCGACCACGGCGCCGAAATCGTCTACAAGTCCCCGACCATCTCCGGAGATGCCTCCCCGCGCCGCCTTAGCAACGTCTCCTCCACCGGCAGCATCAACCTGGTGGACTCCCCCCAGCTGGCCACGCTAGCCGACGAGGTGTCCGCCTCGCTGGCCAAGCAGGGCTTGTGA